The nucleotide window AAAAGTTTGAGGACACTTTTTGAACTTGACAGTGGTGTGATAACACTAAACTGAATTTGCTATTAATCTACGTTATCGTGTAAAAATGAATTATTGCTTCTTAACTGAATGTCGTCATTATCATCTGTACCGACAGACAGCCTCGAGGCATTAGTCTCAGAAGAATGCTGCGCTTCTTCTAAATTAACACCTTGTCTTTTGTAAGCAGGCTCTTTTTCTATTTCGTCAATCTTAGCTGTATTGAACTTATAATTAAAGTCTTTCATGTGCTTTCTGCGTTCGTCTGCACGGGCTTTTATTAAGTCTGAAATTGGACTGTTCATTGGGTCAATTTCATCCTCTGAAATAGCTTCTGTTTCTTCAACAGGAAGTACTTTCTTTTCAAAAACGACTTCTTCCTTGACTTCTGTTTCTGTTTTCGTATTCATTGAAGACTCGTAGGCCTCAACATCATCTAGTGCATAACGCTTTTCACCTTGTTCATTAACCTCTGTGACCGAAATTATTTCTACGGGCTCATTTACATTAATATCTTTTACGTCTTCATCTAAACTAAAGAACATCATTTCTTCGCCAGATTCTGGCTCTTCTACTGTTTCTTGTTCATTATTATTAGACAATGGCAAATCAAAAGTTAGTGTAATCTGCTCTTCTTTCTCTTCAATAATGGGCTCTGCCTTATTTTCTATTGGTGTAATAATGAATTCCTCAGGCTCTTCATTTAACTCTGCTCTTGTGTCTAATACTTCATCGTATACTACATCGATGTTTCTTAATAAATCTGTAGTTGCAATTAAATCCCTATTAGGCGTTGCAGATGTGTCTGGGTCTTCCTCATCTAAAAGCGTATGACGCACTATCGGGTCTTCTTTCTTTTCTTCGAGAACAATGTCTGGCGTTATAATGGCAGGTTCTTTTTCTTGCGTACTTACTTCTTCAATAACTTCTTCTTCTAAAGCATGAATGACTTTTTTAGTTTCGGTATTAGAGATTTCATTTTGCTGATCGATATTGAAACCTGTTGCAATAATGGTTACCGCGATAGATTCCTCTAGTGAATCATCTTCACCAACACCCATAATAATGTTTGCACCATGGCCTGCTTCATTTTGTATATGGTCATTAATCTCACCGATTTCATCGATAGTAATTTCTTGAGAACCTGAAACGATCAGCAACAATACGTTTTTAGCTCCAGTGATTTTATTATCGTTGAGTAATGGCGAATCTAAAGCTTTCATAATAGCTTCTTGCGCTCTGGTCTGACCAGAGGCTGTAGCCGATCCCATAATGGCTGTTCCGCTGTTACTCAATACTGTTTTAGCATCACGTAAATCGATGTTTTGTGTGTAGTGATGTGTTATAACTTCTGCTATACCTCTTGATGCTGTTGATAAGACTTCATCTGCTTTAGAGAACCCTGCTTTAAATCCAAGATTACCATAAACTTCACGAAGCTTATTATTATTAATTACAATCAGCGAATCCACATGCTCTCTTAGGTTTTCGATACCACGTTGTGCTTGCTCATTACGCATTTTCCCTTCAAACTGAAATGGCATAGTAACGATACCAACAGTAAGTATATCTAATTCCTTAGCCATTTTTGCGATGATTGGCGCTGCACCAGTACCTGTACCACCACCCATTCCGGCAGTGATAAATACCATTTTGGTATTGGTATCTAGCATTCTTCGGATATCTTCTAAACTTTCTACTGCCGCTTGCTCACCAACATCTGGGTTAGCACCAGCACCTAATCCTTCAGTTAAGTTAACTCCTAATTGTATTTTATTTGGAACACCACTATTTTGAAGCGCTTGTGCATCTGTATTACAGATTACGAAATCTACTCCTTTAATACCTTGCTGAAACATGTGATTAATGGCATTACTACCTCCACCACCTACACCAATAACCTTGATGACGTTAGATTGATGTTTTGGTAAATCGAATGCGATATTTCCAAATTCGTTGCTGTTACTCATATTTTTTGAGATTATGGGATTCTATGTCTTAATTAATTATTGTTACGTCTATTCTGCGTTGTCTAAAAATTCTTTAACACGCTCTGTTAACTTATCTAAGAATGAACGACGCTCTTTCTTAGGTTCTTCTGTTACAATGTCTTGTTGCGCTTCAGAAATTGTTCCTTCACTTTCATTTTCAACAACCTCTTCAGCAACTTGTTCTGCTTTTTTACGATCTTGTCGCTTAAGACCATCCATTACTAAACCAACTGCCGTTGCAAATAATGGACTAGCGATATCTTCATCACTATCACCTGCTAAATGCTCATTTGGATATCCTATTCTAGTATCCATTCCTGTGATATACTCTACTAATTGCTTTAAATGTTTTAACTGGCTTCCACCTCCTGTTAAAACAATACCAGCAATCAGCTTTTTCTTTTGCTCTTCGTGTCCGTAGTTTTTAATTTCTACATAAACCTGCTCAATAATTTCTACAACTCTTGCATGTATAATCTTTGACAAGTTCTTTAGGGTGATTTCTTTTGGTTCTCTTCCTCGTAGTCCTGGGATAGAAACAATTTCATTATCCTTATTTTCGCCTGGCCACGCAGAGCCAAATTTTATCTTTAAAAGTTCTGCTTGCTTTTCTATAATTGAGCAACCTTCTTTAATATCTTCTGTGATCACATTTCCACCAAATGGAATTACGGCTGTGTGGCGAATAATACCATCTTTGAATACGGCTAAATCGGTTGTACCACCACCTATATCAATCAATGCCACACCTGCTTCTTTCTCTTCCTGGCTTAACACTGCATTTGCGGATGCTAAAGGTTCTAAAGTGATACCCTCTAACTCCAGGCCTGCACTTTTAACACAGCGACCAATATTTCTGATTGATGATACTTGCCCTACAACAACATGAAAGTTAGCCTCTAGCCTTCCTCCATACATACCGATTGGCTCTTTGATTTCTGCCTGGCCATCAACCTTAAATTCTTGCGGTAAAACATGAATAATTTCCTCTCCTGGAAGCATCACTAGTTTATGCACCTGATTTATTAAACGATCAATATCTGTTTCGTCAATAACCAATTCAGAATTTGGTCTTGTGATGTAATCGCTATGTTGCAGACTACGAATATGCTGGCCTGCAATACCTACGGTTACATCTTCTATCTTTTCTGATGCTGCAGCTTCTGCTTCTTGTACCGCTTGCTGGATAGATTGTATCGTCTGTGTAATATTGTTTACCACACCACGATGCACACCTAAACTTTTGGATTTACCTACACCAAGTATCTCAACTTTACCGTACTCATTTTTACGACCAATCATGGCCACAATTTTTGTGGTTCCTATATCTAAACCTACCGAAATTTGATGCTTGTCCATAGTCTAAATTTTGGTGCAAATCACTTGTTCGTCAAATTTGAGATTTACAAGCTTATAGTTATCTAAAATCTTATCTTTTAAAGCCTTCTGATAGAAGGCTTTGAAATTATTTATCTTCTTTTGAAGCTGATTTAAGGTTCCTAAGTGAACTTTAAAATTGCTTTTTCTAATTCTAAAATCAATGGTTTCATCCTCATTTTGATGAATTTCAATGACATGCTTTTTTAAGAATTCGTCCTCATCTACAGCCTTTGCAAATTGAAATACTGTATTGAGGTTATTTTTCTTAATATTACCAGTAACTAATGGCACTCTAGCTGCAAAATTTGAAGACAAGGGCATATACGAGCCCTCATCATCAATGTAATACGATGCATTAGTATGCACTCTAGCGATAGGTCGTTTTTGTTCAATTTCTGCTGAAAGCTCACCGTTTACTGACATAAACACCTCTGCTTTCTTTATCATCGGATTAGAATTTAGGGCAGCTTCTAAATCGTTCAAATCTATAATTTCTTTAGGTTGTCCCGTAACTGCGGCTTGATTTTGTATTAACAATTTACTAACAGTGGCCTCTGTTATAAACAACTTATTTTCTCCTGTAAATTCTATGTTTGGCTCCGACACTTTTCGGTTGTCATTTCTGTAATTAGAAAACGCAAAAAGGAAGCTAACCAAAATCAGTAACACTATGACTTTTATGTAGTTAAGATTAACTCGCAATACTAAAGGCTTCTTTTATCTGTTTTACTTCTACTCCAATATCTCCAGCACCTATTGTTAAAACAACATGTGCATCAGAAACTTTAATTTCATCAATTATAGCTGACTTAGAAATCAGCTTTTTATTAGGATTTTCAATTTTACTTAATAGCCATTCCGACGTTACTCCTTCAATTGGTAATTCTCTTGCCGGATAAATATCCAAGAGCAGTATTTCATCAAACTTTGAAAGACTTTGTGCAAACCCATCAACAAAATCTCTGGTGCGACTGTACAAATGCGGCTGAAAAATTGCCAACACCTTTTTATCTGGATACATTTCGCGAACCGCTTGGTGCACTGCATTTATCTCTTCAGGATGATGTGCATAATCATCAATAAATACAAAATTTTCAGTTTTAATCTGGTATGTAAATCGACGTTTAACACCCTTGTAAGATGCTAAACCCTTGGCGAGCTGGTTGTAAGGGCAACCGTAGTCAGCAGCCATCGCCAAGGCGATTATTGCATTCGACAAATTATGTCTACCAGGTAGGTTAAATTGAAAATCTTTATGTGTTCCGTTAGGTGTTTTCAAATCAAACACATAACTGCCGTTTTTTATTCTAATATTTTTTGCACTGTAATCAGCGTTGTCATCTACTCCGTATGTAATGCCTTTTAGTGGCAACCCATTTTTTACAAAAAGCTTACCGTGAGGCTTTATACATTCTGAAAATGCTTTAAACGTTTTTGTAAGTTCATTAGCATTACCATAAATATCGAGATGATCTGCATCCATTGATGTGATGCAAGCCAAATCTGGCGATAAGGTTAAAAAAGAACGATCAAATTCATCTGCCTCCACTACTGTAACCTCTGTACCATTTATGATTAAGTTAGAGTTATAGTTTTCGCTAATTCCCCCTAAAAATGCTATAACTGGAGCATTACACTCATTTAACAAATGCCCTAAAATGCTTGTCGTTGTGGTTTTACCATGTGTTCCTGCAACCGCGAGACAGGTTGTTTGCCTAGTAACTTCACCAAGTACTTGAGAACGTTTATACACCTTAAAACCATTATCTTTAAAGTAGTTTAACTCTGAATGGCTTTTTGGAATTGCTGGTGTAAACACAACCAAAGTCGTTTCTTTATCTAAAAACTCTTGTTTAACTTCTGAAATACTATCATTAAAATGGACCTCAACACCTGACTCTTGCAAAAGCGTTGTAATATCTGAAGGTGTTTTGTCATAGCCAGCAACGTGCTTTCCGTTAGCCACAAAATAACGCGCCAGTGCACTCATACCGATACCACCAATACCGATAAAATAGATGTTAGAAGCCCATCCCAAACCCTTCCCAGCAGGAAGGGCTTTTTCACTGTTGCTTATATTTTTTTTGTCTTTTTTATTCATTTTCTTTGAGTTTCTTCCCTAGGG belongs to Winogradskyella sp. J14-2 and includes:
- the ftsZ gene encoding cell division protein FtsZ, which gives rise to MSNSNEFGNIAFDLPKHQSNVIKVIGVGGGGSNAINHMFQQGIKGVDFVICNTDAQALQNSGVPNKIQLGVNLTEGLGAGANPDVGEQAAVESLEDIRRMLDTNTKMVFITAGMGGGTGTGAAPIIAKMAKELDILTVGIVTMPFQFEGKMRNEQAQRGIENLREHVDSLIVINNNKLREVYGNLGFKAGFSKADEVLSTASRGIAEVITHHYTQNIDLRDAKTVLSNSGTAIMGSATASGQTRAQEAIMKALDSPLLNDNKITGAKNVLLLIVSGSQEITIDEIGEINDHIQNEAGHGANIIMGVGEDDSLEESIAVTIIATGFNIDQQNEISNTETKKVIHALEEEVIEEVSTQEKEPAIITPDIVLEEKKEDPIVRHTLLDEEDPDTSATPNRDLIATTDLLRNIDVVYDEVLDTRAELNEEPEEFIITPIENKAEPIIEEKEEQITLTFDLPLSNNNEQETVEEPESGEEMMFFSLDEDVKDINVNEPVEIISVTEVNEQGEKRYALDDVEAYESSMNTKTETEVKEEVVFEKKVLPVEETEAISEDEIDPMNSPISDLIKARADERRKHMKDFNYKFNTAKIDEIEKEPAYKRQGVNLEEAQHSSETNASRLSVGTDDNDDIQLRSNNSFLHDNVD
- a CDS encoding cell division protein FtsQ/DivIB; the protein is MVSFLFAFSNYRNDNRKVSEPNIEFTGENKLFITEATVSKLLIQNQAAVTGQPKEIIDLNDLEAALNSNPMIKKAEVFMSVNGELSAEIEQKRPIARVHTNASYYIDDEGSYMPLSSNFAARVPLVTGNIKKNNLNTVFQFAKAVDEDEFLKKHVIEIHQNEDETIDFRIRKSNFKVHLGTLNQLQKKINNFKAFYQKALKDKILDNYKLVNLKFDEQVICTKI
- the ftsA gene encoding cell division protein FtsA translates to MDKHQISVGLDIGTTKIVAMIGRKNEYGKVEILGVGKSKSLGVHRGVVNNITQTIQSIQQAVQEAEAAASEKIEDVTVGIAGQHIRSLQHSDYITRPNSELVIDETDIDRLINQVHKLVMLPGEEIIHVLPQEFKVDGQAEIKEPIGMYGGRLEANFHVVVGQVSSIRNIGRCVKSAGLELEGITLEPLASANAVLSQEEKEAGVALIDIGGGTTDLAVFKDGIIRHTAVIPFGGNVITEDIKEGCSIIEKQAELLKIKFGSAWPGENKDNEIVSIPGLRGREPKEITLKNLSKIIHARVVEIIEQVYVEIKNYGHEEQKKKLIAGIVLTGGGSQLKHLKQLVEYITGMDTRIGYPNEHLAGDSDEDIASPLFATAVGLVMDGLKRQDRKKAEQVAEEVVENESEGTISEAQQDIVTEEPKKERRSFLDKLTERVKEFLDNAE
- the murC gene encoding UDP-N-acetylmuramate--L-alanine ligase, which encodes MSALARYFVANGKHVAGYDKTPSDITTLLQESGVEVHFNDSISEVKQEFLDKETTLVVFTPAIPKSHSELNYFKDNGFKVYKRSQVLGEVTRQTTCLAVAGTHGKTTTTSILGHLLNECNAPVIAFLGGISENYNSNLIINGTEVTVVEADEFDRSFLTLSPDLACITSMDADHLDIYGNANELTKTFKAFSECIKPHGKLFVKNGLPLKGITYGVDDNADYSAKNIRIKNGSYVFDLKTPNGTHKDFQFNLPGRHNLSNAIIALAMAADYGCPYNQLAKGLASYKGVKRRFTYQIKTENFVFIDDYAHHPEEINAVHQAVREMYPDKKVLAIFQPHLYSRTRDFVDGFAQSLSKFDEILLLDIYPARELPIEGVTSEWLLSKIENPNKKLISKSAIIDEIKVSDAHVVLTIGAGDIGVEVKQIKEAFSIAS